In a genomic window of Anaerolineales bacterium:
- a CDS encoding type II CAAX endopeptidase family protein, translating into MVRRLNPLVRNPLISFFALTALISWAIWTPIVIQYYRNPFPVSFEETPIYLILLAFLGFFGPTIAALILSGLEGGREEIKHLLSGWKLWRVGLRWYLAFFLSQLAIEFLATQLYIGQSNATLQIDWGNWAGFLPTFLQAALIGGAIAEETGWRGFALPRLQEKRSALSASVIIGLIWGAWHLPISLVPGANFPVELNLTLFAVFVLNAVFISIVMTWLYNNTGGSIFICYLYHALLNTGLLSAIYKFKNLESAWWGKMYYGTVLRGAFALLLVAYFGARWLSRTGENPLESSPT; encoded by the coding sequence ATGGTCAGAAGATTGAACCCACTCGTCCGAAATCCACTGATTTCTTTTTTTGCTCTTACCGCGCTGATCTCCTGGGCGATCTGGACGCCGATCGTGATCCAGTACTACCGCAATCCTTTTCCCGTCTCCTTCGAAGAGACGCCAATCTACCTCATTCTGCTGGCCTTCCTGGGCTTCTTCGGTCCGACGATCGCCGCTTTGATCCTCTCCGGGCTGGAGGGCGGTAGAGAAGAGATCAAACACCTGCTCTCGGGCTGGAAGCTGTGGCGCGTCGGGCTGCGATGGTACCTGGCGTTCTTCCTCAGCCAGCTGGCGATCGAGTTTCTCGCCACTCAACTCTACATCGGGCAGTCGAACGCCACGCTGCAAATCGATTGGGGCAATTGGGCCGGTTTTCTACCGACATTCCTGCAGGCGGCCTTGATCGGCGGCGCAATCGCCGAGGAGACCGGCTGGCGCGGCTTCGCCCTGCCCCGCTTACAGGAAAAACGCAGCGCACTGAGCGCCAGCGTGATCATCGGCCTGATCTGGGGTGCCTGGCATCTGCCGATCAGCCTGGTGCCCGGCGCCAACTTCCCGGTAGAATTGAACCTCACACTTTTCGCCGTATTCGTGCTCAATGCCGTCTTTATTTCGATCGTCATGACCTGGCTTTACAACAACACGGGCGGCAGCATCTTCATCTGCTACCTCTACCACGCCTTGCTGAACACCGGCCTGCTCAGCGCAATCTATAAATTCAAGAATCTCGAATCCGCCTGGTGGGGCAAGATGTATTACGGCACCGTGCTGCGCGGCGCCTTCGCCCTGCTGCTGGTGGCCTATTTCGGCGCCAGGTGGCTCTCACGCACGGGCGAAAATCCGCTCGAGAGTTCACCAACGTAA